AGTCCAAAAGGTTTCCGGCTCGTAGCTAATACCTGTGTCGAGTGGAGTAGTCCTTGGGACTGACGACCAGACCACGTCCCTTCTTGGCACCTCGGTACACCGTCTCGAAAATGTCAATGAGCTCCTGCTTGTCCTCAAGAACCcacttgatcttgttgttgtcaccGGTACCCagatcaatcatcatgtgctTGTTTCGGAAGAAGAACATGAGGGAGCACGGGTCGTAGAGTTCGTACATCTGGTTGAAGTCGGGGACCTGGTCGATGTCGCAGAGGTATATAACGGCGAAGTTGCGGACCTTGTCGGCGATCTTGTAAAGGACTTCATCTTGGCGCATGCAGTCTGGATCCCAGTCACGGCCGAAGCGAATGACGACGAGACGGTCTTCCTCTGGAGAAAAAGTTAGTAAAGATTGCGTGCATGTTTGGAGATGCGATAGTGTTTACCTGAGAGGATGGCTTGGTCGACGTGCCAGCCGGTGTTGAGATGGGGAAGAACAACGGAACCCATTTTTTCTATGTTTCAAAGAGCTTTCGAGTACGTATGATAGTAGCCGTTTGCTGAGGTTTGTAGATTTGAGAAGAGCTCGTGGTAGTTTGTTATGGACGATGGAAAGagaaccatgatgaaggcGGCGGCATATAAGGTGGGTCACGGTCAATATCTGCGCTAGCCTGATTTGGCCTCAGGTGAACAAGCCTCACCTTGATTGA
This is a stretch of genomic DNA from Fusarium graminearum PH-1 chromosome 4, whole genome shotgun sequence. It encodes these proteins:
- a CDS encoding mitosis protein dim1, whose translation is MGSVVLPHLNTGWHVDQAILSEEDRLVVIRFGRDWDPDCMRQDEVLYKIADKVRNFAVIYLCDIDQVPDFNQMYELYDPCSLMFFFRNKHMMIDLGTGDNNKIKWVLEDKQELIDIFETVYRGAKKGRGLVVSPKDYSTRHRY